In Campylobacter mucosalis, a single window of DNA contains:
- a CDS encoding coproporphyrinogen III oxidase family protein, which produces MNFKNIIESFAVNYAHKSIQKSLYNEFNIKILNDNQTYIKTPDPKKSYMLYAHVPFCHTFCPYCSFHKYHYEQELAKIYFENLRTEMRQIKDAGFDFSSMYVGGGTTLINEPELEKTLILAKELFNITEISAESDPNHISLESLTRFNGLIDRLSVGVQSFDDDILKKVGRYEKFGSAKEVQKRLEKAIGMLPVISLDLIFNLPNQTREQLINDINVAKAVSPEQITLYPLMKSELTRENIARSLGVSSVDNEREFYEIIVSEFAKGGYYQSNAWAFSNQSSADMRDEYVGSNHEYVGIGSGAFSFLNGELIINAFNLLEYGRKVKEGKSTVIAKCGFSKKERLKYIFLTELFDGCVDVAKYNSNNNANIHKELFVELNLLKIVNAIYEENGCIKPTFFGRYICLVLMRDFYAGMDKVRALFKDDARIKRGKNLHVMSENTEVDYEQVVSRPKVAI; this is translated from the coding sequence ATGAATTTTAAAAATATCATAGAGAGTTTCGCGGTAAATTACGCACATAAATCGATACAAAAATCTCTCTATAATGAATTTAATATAAAAATTTTAAACGATAACCAAACTTACATAAAGACACCAGATCCTAAAAAGAGCTATATGCTTTACGCTCACGTGCCGTTTTGTCATACGTTTTGCCCGTATTGCTCGTTTCACAAATACCACTATGAGCAGGAGTTGGCCAAAATTTACTTTGAAAATTTACGCACAGAAATGAGGCAAATTAAAGACGCTGGATTTGATTTTAGCTCGATGTATGTTGGCGGAGGCACGACGCTTATAAATGAGCCAGAGCTTGAAAAAACGCTTATTTTGGCAAAAGAGCTTTTTAATATAACTGAAATTTCGGCAGAGAGCGACCCAAATCATATCTCGCTAGAGAGTCTTACTAGGTTTAATGGGCTTATTGATCGCCTAAGTGTCGGCGTGCAAAGCTTTGATGATGATATTTTGAAAAAAGTTGGCAGATATGAGAAATTTGGAAGTGCAAAAGAGGTTCAAAAACGTCTAGAAAAGGCTATCGGTATGCTTCCAGTAATCAGCCTTGATCTTATTTTTAACCTGCCAAATCAAACAAGAGAGCAACTCATAAACGATATAAATGTCGCAAAAGCAGTATCTCCAGAGCAGATTACTCTATATCCATTGATGAAGTCAGAGCTTACACGCGAAAATATCGCTCGTTCTCTTGGTGTTTCAAGTGTTGATAATGAGCGTGAATTTTATGAGATTATAGTTAGTGAGTTTGCAAAAGGTGGCTACTATCAGAGCAATGCTTGGGCTTTTTCAAACCAAAGCTCGGCAGATATGCGTGATGAGTATGTTGGTTCAAACCACGAATATGTCGGTATCGGAAGTGGGGCATTTAGCTTTTTAAATGGCGAACTTATTATAAACGCGTTTAATCTTCTTGAGTATGGCAGAAAGGTAAAAGAGGGCAAAAGCACGGTTATAGCAAAGTGCGGATTTAGCAAAAAAGAGCGATTAAAATATATCTTTTTAACAGAGCTTTTTGACGGCTGTGTAGATGTGGCAAAATACAACTCAAACAACAACGCAAATATCCATAAAGAGCTATTTGTAGAGCTAAATTTACTAAAAATAGTAAACGCCATATATGAAGAAAATGGTTGCATTAAGCCTACATTTTTTGGAAGGTATATCTGCTTGGTGCTTATGCGAGATTTTTATGCTGGTATGGATAAGGTTAGAGCGTTATTTAAAGACGACGCAAGGATAAAACGTGGTAAAAATTTACACGTAATGAGCGAAAATACCGAAGTTGATTACGAGCAGGTTGTAAGTAGACCAAAAGTGGCTATATGA
- a CDS encoding tRNA threonylcarbamoyladenosine dehydratase: protein MDKIDRFTRSRWLFGDDFAKLENAKILVCGVGGVGGICVDALARAGVGKIVIIDKDIFDITNQNRQIYSEAVGAVKVGEFAKRYDSIEAICELITPEFIENFDFSEFDLVIDAIDDMSAKVALANKVSSKLIASMGGAKRIDATAVKVASVWKTYNDPLARKFRTELKKSGFKGDFEVVFSTEEPRCKVLGSFMGVTAIFGLNLASLAVRKILNG from the coding sequence ATGGATAAAATAGATAGATTTACGCGTTCGCGTTGGCTATTTGGCGATGATTTTGCAAAGCTTGAAAATGCGAAAATTTTAGTTTGCGGAGTTGGTGGAGTTGGCGGTATATGTGTTGACGCTTTGGCTCGTGCTGGTGTTGGTAAAATCGTCATCATAGATAAAGATATTTTTGACATCACAAACCAAAATCGCCAAATTTACAGCGAAGCGGTGGGTGCGGTTAAGGTTGGCGAGTTTGCTAAAAGATACGATAGTATCGAGGCGATTTGTGAGCTTATAACGCCGGAATTTATAGAAAATTTTGACTTTAGCGAGTTTGATTTAGTTATTGACGCGATTGATGATATGAGTGCAAAAGTAGCACTTGCAAACAAGGTTAGCAGCAAGCTAATCGCTTCAATGGGCGGTGCAAAACGTATAGATGCAACCGCGGTTAAGGTAGCTTCGGTTTGGAAAACCTACAACGATCCTTTGGCTAGAAAATTTAGAACCGAGCTTAAAAAATCTGGCTTTAAAGGGGATTTTGAAGTGGTATTTTCAACCGAAGAGCCAAGGTGTAAGGTGCTTGGCAGTTTTATGGGCGTAACTGCTATTTTTGGGCTAAATTTGGCAAGTCTTGCGGTTAGAAAAATTTTAAATGGTTAA
- the surE gene encoding 5'/3'-nucleotidase SurE translates to MVEILITNDDGYEAQGLLELKKALLELENTHVTIVAPSTEKSACAHSLTLTKPLRFIKVDDDFFKLDDATPSDCVYLALHALYNKKPDIIISGINHGANLGEDITYSGTCGACMEGVLQGVKSIAFSQFYKNNSLNELGFDLARKIVKIVVKKVIDDEFSLPQRQFLNVNIPSVSKSDFKGFRVVPAGNRKYGTDAVLNRNPRGVEYFWLGNAQLDFISQDTKSDLSEINSGFATITPIKLDLTAYESLEILKRSFNG, encoded by the coding sequence ATGGTAGAAATTTTAATAACAAACGATGACGGCTACGAAGCACAAGGGCTTTTAGAGCTTAAGAAAGCACTTTTAGAGCTAGAAAATACTCACGTTACAATAGTAGCACCAAGTACCGAAAAATCAGCTTGTGCACACTCTTTAACACTAACTAAACCACTTCGTTTTATCAAGGTTGATGATGATTTTTTCAAGCTTGATGACGCAACGCCGAGCGACTGCGTGTATCTCGCACTTCACGCACTTTATAACAAAAAGCCAGACATTATCATATCGGGCATAAATCACGGAGCAAATTTAGGAGAGGACATAACCTACTCTGGCACGTGCGGAGCGTGTATGGAGGGTGTTTTACAAGGTGTAAAAAGTATCGCATTTTCACAATTTTACAAAAACAACTCATTAAATGAGCTTGGTTTTGACCTAGCTCGCAAGATCGTAAAAATCGTCGTTAAAAAGGTAATTGATGATGAGTTTAGTCTGCCACAAAGGCAGTTTTTAAACGTAAATATTCCAAGTGTGTCAAAAAGCGATTTTAAGGGCTTTCGTGTTGTCCCAGCAGGAAATAGAAAATACGGCACCGACGCGGTTTTAAACCGCAATCCACGCGGAGTTGAGTACTTTTGGCTAGGCAATGCCCAGCTTGATTTTATATCACAAGATACAAAAAGCGACTTAAGCGAGATAAATAGCGGTTTTGCAACAATCACACCGATAAAACTAGACTTAACAGCATATGAGAGCTTAGAAATTCTAAAAAGGTCATTTAATGGATAA
- the bioD gene encoding dethiobiotin synthase encodes MKIFITATGTDMGKTYVSALIVKSLAQKGVNVGYFKPLASGNSHTQNGKLIADDAKFVRDFAGLKTDIFAMFGYAFKDAYSPHLAAQIENFTPNKDEIAKKINELEKRYEILIIEGSGGVVCPFGEFMQLDLIKDLNCDVLLVSNSNLGAINSAVLSTSYLKNENIKIKGIVLNNFDEKSLIHNDNAVMIERLCDVKILAKVANGDTTIKNIC; translated from the coding sequence TTGAAAATTTTTATAACAGCAACAGGCACGGATATGGGTAAAACTTATGTGAGTGCCTTAATCGTTAAAAGCTTAGCACAAAAGGGCGTAAATGTTGGGTATTTTAAACCACTTGCAAGTGGGAATTCTCACACTCAAAATGGTAAATTAATCGCTGATGACGCAAAATTTGTAAGAGATTTTGCAGGGCTTAAAACTGATATATTTGCTATGTTTGGCTACGCTTTTAAAGATGCCTACTCGCCACATTTAGCAGCACAAATAGAAAATTTCACGCCAAATAAAGATGAGATAGCAAAAAAGATAAACGAGCTTGAAAAAAGATATGAAATTTTAATCATTGAGGGCAGTGGCGGGGTGGTCTGTCCGTTTGGCGAGTTTATGCAACTTGATCTCATAAAAGATTTAAACTGCGATGTTTTGCTAGTTTCAAACTCAAATCTTGGAGCGATAAACTCTGCCGTTTTAAGCACGAGCTACCTAAAAAATGAGAACATAAAAATAAAAGGGATAGTGTTAAATAATTTTGATGAAAAATCATTAATTCACAACGATAACGCCGTAATGATAGAGCGTTTATGTGACGTGAAAATTCTAGCAAAAGTAGCAAATGGCGATACAACGATAAAAAATATATGCTAA
- the bioA gene encoding adenosylmethionine--8-amino-7-oxononanoate transaminase, whose protein sequence is MDLVELDLKHIWHPCSQMHDYESFKPIVIKRAKGVYLYGENGESYIDIISSWWCNLFGHLNETINESIKEQLNQLEHVIFANFTHEGVIKLATNLAQILPNGLTKFNFSDNGSSAVESALKMAFQFHAQTNNASKTKFMCLSEGYHGETLGALSVGAMDLYAKIYKPILIETIRIKAPDCYRCEFGKCRDNCNAECFIYAESEFEKHAKYTAAIIVEPLLQGAAGMRIYPPLYLKKLREICDFYGVILIADEIATGFGRTGAMFACEKANISPDIMVLSKGLTGGYMPMSVVATKPKIYDAFYAPYNEHKAFMHSHTYAGNPLGCAAALGVMKIFKEQNALKIANETAKVLNELILKAFNKHKFVGEVRSIGLINAIELVKDKGKKQSFDAKLRLGYEIYKVALKNGLLLRPLGDVLYFNPPLNITPDECEKAVEICKKSIDEVLK, encoded by the coding sequence ATGGATTTAGTAGAGCTTGATTTAAAACACATTTGGCACCCTTGTTCGCAAATGCACGATTACGAGAGTTTTAAGCCAATCGTTATAAAAAGAGCAAAAGGCGTCTATCTTTATGGTGAAAATGGCGAGTCCTACATTGACATTATTAGCTCGTGGTGGTGCAATCTTTTTGGTCATCTAAATGAAACGATAAACGAGAGTATAAAAGAGCAATTAAATCAGCTAGAACACGTCATTTTTGCAAATTTCACGCACGAAGGCGTTATAAAATTAGCTACTAATTTAGCCCAAATTTTACCAAATGGACTAACTAAGTTTAACTTTTCAGATAACGGCAGTTCGGCAGTTGAGAGTGCTTTAAAGATGGCATTTCAATTTCACGCTCAAACAAATAACGCTTCTAAAACAAAATTTATGTGCCTAAGCGAAGGTTATCACGGCGAAACTTTGGGTGCACTATCCGTCGGTGCTATGGATTTATACGCGAAAATTTATAAACCAATTTTAATTGAAACGATTCGCATAAAAGCACCAGATTGCTACCGCTGTGAGTTTGGCAAGTGTAGGGATAATTGCAACGCCGAGTGCTTTATTTACGCCGAGAGTGAGTTTGAAAAACACGCCAAATACACGGCAGCCATTATCGTTGAGCCACTTTTGCAAGGTGCGGCTGGTATGAGAATTTATCCGCCACTTTACCTTAAAAAACTACGCGAAATTTGCGATTTTTACGGCGTGATTTTAATCGCCGATGAGATAGCTACTGGCTTTGGTAGAACTGGGGCTATGTTTGCTTGTGAAAAAGCTAACATTAGTCCCGATATTATGGTGCTTTCAAAAGGGCTAACTGGTGGCTATATGCCAATGTCAGTTGTGGCAACAAAGCCAAAAATTTATGACGCATTTTACGCACCTTATAACGAACACAAGGCATTTATGCACTCGCACACTTACGCTGGTAATCCGCTAGGTTGTGCTGCCGCACTTGGTGTGATGAAAATTTTTAAAGAGCAAAACGCACTAAAAATCGCAAACGAGACGGCAAAGGTTTTAAATGAGCTAATATTAAAGGCGTTTAATAAGCATAAATTTGTAGGCGAAGTGCGAAGTATTGGGCTTATAAATGCCATTGAACTAGTTAAAGATAAGGGTAAAAAGCAGAGTTTTGACGCTAAACTTAGGTTGGGCTATGAAATTTACAAAGTCGCCTTAAAAAATGGGCTTTTGCTTCGCCCACTTGGCGATGTTTTGTATTTTAACCCACCGCTAAATATTACGCCAGATGAGTGTGAAAAAGCGGTAGAAATTTGCAAAAAAAGCATAGACGAGGTGCTAAAATGA